Proteins co-encoded in one Solea senegalensis isolate Sse05_10M linkage group LG8, IFAPA_SoseM_1, whole genome shotgun sequence genomic window:
- the LOC122773924 gene encoding odorant receptor 131-2-like: MAANDSSVRVINDRVIIVQVFISLFLCINFLLITVFFMKDFFYTTMRYIFFALTLMSDCVFLILTDVLLILIYFRFSIHMSLCLIVYVALSVHTFVTPVTLTVMTLERFVAICMPLRHRELCSTRSALHCILIIHGVSSLPCVVVLSIFFASASHSFYTKSDMCFEEKFILHTWQGHIRSAISQFYFLIMVIIIMFSYFKIMKVARAASGQNRKSTWKGLRTVVLHGFQLFLCLFQLWCPFIEAAVLQINLMLYVNIRYFNYIMFILSPRCLSPLIYGLRDEKFFVALRSIVLCGLYKKQLSN, encoded by the coding sequence TGCTGATCACAGTCTTTTTCATGAAGGATTTCTTCTACACAACCATGCGCTACATCTTCTTTGCACTGACTCTTATGtctgattgtgtgtttttaatcctgACTGATGTTCTGCTCATTTTAATATACTTTCGTTTCAGCATACATATGTCATTGTGCCTTATTGTGTACGTGGCTTTGTCTGTACACACTTTTGTCACTCCGGTGACTCTGACAGTGATGACGCTGGAGCGCTTCGTGGCCATTTGCATGCCACTGCGACACAGAGAGCTGTGCTCCACACGCAGCGCTCTGCActgcatcctcatcattcacggCGTCAGCTCTTTGCCCTGCGTGGTtgttctctccatcttctttgcTTCTGCGAGCCACAGCTTTTACACCAAAAGCGACATGTGCTTCGAAGAGAAGTTCATCCTCCACACCTGGCAGGGTCACATTAGGTCTGCAATAAGTCAGTTTTACTTCCTGATCAtggttatcattatcatgttctcatactttaaaataatgaaggtgGCCAGAGCTGCATCaggacagaacaggaagtcaacaTGGAAAGGCCTCAGAACTGTGGTTCTTCATGGCTTTCAGctgttcctctgtcttttccaGCTGTGGTGTCCTTTCATTGAAGCGGCTGTGCTTCAGATTAACCTGATGCTCTACGTTAATATCAGGTACTTTAACTACATAATGTTCATTCTTTCTCCGAGGTGTTTGAGTCCTCTCATTTATGGCCTCAGGGATGAAAAGTTTTTCGTTGCTCTGAGAAGCATTGTTCTTTGTGGTTTGTATAAGAAACAATTGTCAAATTAA